One part of the Cytophagia bacterium CHB2 genome encodes these proteins:
- a CDS encoding methyltransferase domain-containing protein yields MEPKLQRRIQRYGWDKAADFYEQYWQQQLQPAQTRLLEMAGLQRGEAVLEVACGTGLITFPAAAQVGAEGKVVATDISEQMVELGRARAVERGFSHISWLRRDAEDLQLPETGFDAALCGLGMMYFPDPLQALREMKSALKSGGRAVAAVWGKRAHCGWAEIFPIVDARVQSEVCPLFFQLGTGDLLKQTFLAAGFEEVVLERIATLLHYDSSEDACGAAFIGGPVALAHARFDERTRQEAYAEYLDSIAGYRN; encoded by the coding sequence ATGGAACCCAAACTGCAACGGCGGATTCAGCGTTATGGCTGGGACAAAGCCGCCGATTTTTATGAACAGTATTGGCAACAACAATTGCAACCGGCGCAAACCAGGCTGTTGGAGATGGCCGGCTTGCAGCGCGGCGAGGCTGTGCTCGAGGTTGCTTGCGGCACGGGTTTAATCACCTTTCCGGCGGCCGCGCAGGTTGGCGCAGAGGGCAAAGTTGTCGCCACAGATATCTCAGAACAAATGGTGGAATTGGGCCGCGCCCGCGCCGTCGAGCGAGGGTTTTCTCATATTTCCTGGCTGCGCCGCGATGCGGAGGATTTGCAGCTTCCTGAAACCGGATTTGATGCAGCGCTGTGCGGCCTCGGCATGATGTATTTCCCGGATCCTCTGCAGGCGCTCAGAGAAATGAAATCCGCATTGAAATCCGGCGGGCGTGCGGTGGCTGCGGTATGGGGCAAGCGCGCGCATTGCGGCTGGGCAGAGATTTTCCCCATCGTTGATGCGCGTGTGCAAAGCGAAGTATGCCCGTTGTTTTTTCAATTGGGAACGGGCGATTTGCTCAAACAAACATTCCTCGCCGCCGGTTTTGAAGAAGTCGTTTTAGAAAGGATTGCCACGCTTTTGCATTATGACTCTTCCGAAGACGCCTGCGGTGCTGCGTTCATCGGCGGGCCGGTTGCATTGGCGCATGCGCGCTTTGACGAACGCACGCGCCAGGAAGCTTATGCCGAGTATTTGGATTCGATTGCAGGATATCGCAAC
- a CDS encoding OsmC family protein codes for MEDMQRIKIAFERNEKALQLRPTLGKKTAITKVRVRDGLLCEIAEGAWKIVTDMGENRGGTNAGPNPGILGRGALGSCLAMGYMMWAAKLGVTITNLEVEIQADMDVRGEYALAEVPAGYLEVRCLVNVESPAPREEVLRVLDVADEHSSYLDIFRRPQQMRREVRFIASEAQ; via the coding sequence ATGGAAGACATGCAGCGAATCAAAATCGCTTTTGAGCGGAATGAAAAAGCTTTACAACTGCGGCCCACGCTCGGCAAGAAAACCGCGATTACCAAAGTTCGTGTGCGCGACGGGTTATTGTGTGAAATTGCCGAAGGCGCCTGGAAAATTGTCACCGACATGGGCGAAAATCGCGGCGGCACGAATGCCGGCCCCAATCCGGGAATTCTTGGCCGCGGCGCCTTGGGCAGTTGCCTTGCCATGGGGTATATGATGTGGGCAGCCAAACTCGGCGTGACGATCACAAATCTCGAAGTCGAGATTCAGGCTGACATGGATGTACGCGGTGAGTACGCCCTGGCGGAGGTGCCGGCGGGTTATCTGGAAGTACGTTGCCTGGTGAATGTGGAAAGTCCGGCTCCGCGAGAAGAGGTTTTGCGCGTGTTGGATGTTGCGGATGAACACAGCTCTTATCTCGACATATTTCGCCGGCCACAACAGATGCGCAGAGAAGTTCGCTTCATCGCAAGTGAAGCGCAATAG